A single genomic interval of Eptesicus fuscus isolate TK198812 chromosome 10, DD_ASM_mEF_20220401, whole genome shotgun sequence harbors:
- the COL10A1 gene encoding collagen alpha-1(X) chain has product MLPPIALLLLMSLNLVHGVFYAERYQTPTGIKGPAANTKTQFFIPYAIKSKGIPVRGQQGTPGPPGPAGPRGHPGPSGPPGKPGYGSPGPQGEPGLPGPPGPSGTGKPGSPGLPGKPGDRGPYGPKGDIGPAGLPGPRGPPGPPGIPGPAGISVSGKPGQQGSPGAPGPRGLPGEKGAPGVPGVNGQKGETRYGAPGRPGERGLPGPQGPMGPPGPPGVGKRGENGFPGQPGIKGDRGFPGERGPIGLPGPQGPPGERGPEGTGKPGAAGAPGQPGVPGTKGHPGAPGIAGPPGPPGFGKPGLPGLQGQRGPPGLPGGPGAKGEQGPAGHPGEPGLAGPPGNVGPQGPKGIPGNHGMPGPKGESGPAGPAGRPGAKGERGSSGLDGKPGYPGEPGLDGPKGNPGLPGPKGDPGVEGPPGRPGPAGPAGAKGMPGHNGEAGPRGAPGIPGTRGPIGPPGIPGFPGSKGDPGTPGLPGPAGVATKGLNGPTGPPGPPGPRGHAGEPGLPGPPGPPGPPGQAVAPESFTKAGQRPSLSGMPLVSANQGVTGMPVSAFTVILSKAYPAIGAPIPFDKVLYNKQQHYDPRTGIFTCKIPGIYYFSYHVHVKGTHVWVGLYKNGSPVMYTYDEYTKGYLDQASGSAILDLAENDQVWLQLPNAESNGLYSSEYVHSSFSGFLVAPM; this is encoded by the coding sequence GTATACCAGTAAGAGGACAGCAAGGTACTCCCGGCCCACCAGGCCCCGCTGGCCCTCGCGGGCACCCAGGTCCCTCTGGGCCACCAGGAAAACCAGGCTATGGAAGTCCTGGACCCCAAGGAGAGCCAGGCTTGCCAGGACCACCGGGACCATCAGGCACGGGGAAGCCAGGCTCGCCAGGACTGCCAGGAAAACCAGGGGACAGAGGACCTTATGGACCAAAAGGAGATATTGGACCAGCTGGTTTACCAGGCCCACGGGGCCCTCCAGGACCACCGGGAATTCCCGGCCCAGCGGGAATTTCTGTGTCAGGAAAACCTGGACAACAGGGATCGCCAGGAGCCCCGGGACCCAGAGGCCTTCCTGGAGAGAAGGGTGCACCGGGAGTCCCTGGTGTGAACGGACAGAAAGGAGAAACCAGGTACGGTGCTCCAGGCCGTCCAGGTGAGAGGGGCCTCCCAGGTCCTCAGGGGCCCATGGGACCACCTGGCCCTCCTGGAGTgggaaaaagaggagagaatggGTTCCCAGGGCAGCCGGGCATCAAAGGTGATCGGGGCTTTCCAGGAGAAAGGGGACCAATTGGCCTACCAGGCCCCCAAGGTCCTCCTGGGGAGCGAGGACCAGAAGGCACTGGAAAGCCAGGAGCCGccggagccccaggccagccaggggttCCAGGAACCAAAGGCCACCCCGGGGCTCCGGGAATAGCTGGGCCCCCAGGGCCTCCTGGCTTTGGGAAGCCGGGCTTGCCAGGCCTTCAGGGACAAAGAGGACCTCCCGGCCTTCCAGGCGGCCCGGGTGCCAAAGGGGAGCAAGGCCCAGCAGGCCATCCTGGGGAGCCAGGTCTGGCTGGACCCCCTGGAAATGTGGGACCCCAAGGACCAAAGGGCATCCCGGGAAACCATGGAATGCCAGGCCCTAAAGGTGAGTCAGGGCCAGCTGGGCCTGCAGGACGCCCTGGGGCTAAGGGAGAAAGGGGTTCCTCTGGCTTAGATGGGAAACCGGGGTACCCGGGAGAACCAGGTCTCGATGGACCTAAGGGTAACCCAGGGCTGCCAGGACCCAAAGGTGACCCTGGAGTAGAAGGACCTCCCGGTCGCCCAGGCCCCGCAGGCCCCGCAGGAGCGAAGGGAATGCCTGGACACAACGGTGAGGCAGGTCCAAGAGGCGCCCCTGGAATACCAGGCACCAGAGGCCCCATCGGGCCGCCCGGCATTCCAGGATTCCCTGGATCTAAAGGGGACCCAGGAACTCCGGGGCTTCCTGGCCCCGCTGGCGTAGCAACGAAGGGCCTCAATGGGCCCACAGGGCCACCAGGGCCTCCAGGTCCGAGAGGCCACGCCGGAGAGCCTGGCCTTCCAGGGCCGCCCGGTCCTCCGGGGCCCCCAGGGCAGGCCGTCGCTCCTGAAAGCTTTACCAAGGCCGGCCAAAGGCCCAGTCTTTCGGGGATGCCCCTTGTTAGTGCCAACCAGGGCGTAACAGGAATGCCCGTGTCCGCTTTCACCGTTATTCTCTCCAAAGCTTACCCGGCAATAGGCGCTCCCATCCCATTTGATAAGGTTTTGTACAACAAGCAACAGCATTATGACCCAAGAACTGGAATCTTCACCTGCAAGATTCCGGGAATATACTATTTCTCCTACCACGTGCATGTGAAAGGGACCCACGTGTGGGTGGGTCTGTACAAGAACGGCAGCCCCGTAATGTACACGTACGATGAATACACCAAGGGCTACCTGGACCAGGCTTCGGGCAGTGCCATCCTCGACCTCGCAGAAAACGACCAGGTATGGCTCCAACTGCCCAACGCCGAGTCCAACGGCCTGTACTCGTCTGAGTACGTCCACTCGTCCTTCTCAGGGTTCTTGGTGGCTCCGATGTGA